The following DNA comes from Mytilus edulis unplaced genomic scaffold, xbMytEdul2.2 SCAFFOLD_939, whole genome shotgun sequence.
ACTCAATACACCAATTACCAAGCTTTCTGACAGGTAAGATTATTCAACTGTATGTAGCTATGCCTACTCCAAATATATCACTCAATACACCAATTACAAAGCTTTCTAACAGGTAAGATTATTCAACTGTATTTAGCTATGCCTACACTAAATATATCACTCAATACACCAATTACCAAGCTTTCTGACATGTAAGATTATTCAACTGTATGTAGCTATGCCTACACCAAATATATCACTCAATACACCAATTACCAAGCTTTCTGACATGTAAGATTATTCAACTGTATGAATTTGTAAACTCTTGTGAAACATACCTTGTTATATAGTTACCCAATATGTTTACTTTTGCTTCATATACATTTCTGTCAGTACCATATTTTTGTCAGCAGCTACAAATCATAACTTCTTGATAAATGGCACCAAGCTCCATCTTGTTATGCTATGCTGTGTAATATGTTATCAGTCTTTAAAATGATTATCTTCTTCCTGTTTACCATAAAATTGTATCTTTAAAATATCAcgcacatatatatgtataaaaacatgTTGTTACATTTATATTAGCAACCTCAAGCTAAAGTCTTTTATTAAGCTACACTTAATACACTACTAAATAAAACTGATTGTAAGATAACATATAAAGTTAATGAAAAGTTGCAATATACATCCTCACAAAATAACAAAGAAGAGTTTATTATTGTAAGGATTATTAAATatgaccatttaaaaaaaaaaaaagaacactgacaaattttaagaaaaacagaaaaaatagcAGTTGCTTAAGTGCCTTACATTTGGAAATACAGAGTATGCATTGTTTATGATTATCTGGATAAGTTAAACAgtaacatactgtggattcatttattttcgtgtgtaccaattttcgtggattgagaaaaacttgcatattcgtagatatttaaattcgtggttttggcaaagtctgcatccattccatttgaaaatttgtaactctttgaatatttaaatttgtggttcccctgtacccatgaaatcaaCGAATATTAACGAATCCACAATAGCTTGGATTGTGAAATTTCCACATTAACTTGAAAATAAAGAAGAGCTcaaggactttttttttatataaatagagGCATCTGTTTTCATTTTTACTTGGCCATTCACTATTTACTTTGTAAAATAGAAGCATAACACTTAACAAAGTAACAAATtgtgttaatttaatttttgtagaTCTACTTTGAATACTCCATGTATTAGAAGAACCATTTTAGATGCCACACCTAGGACCCCAACTCCATTCAAAACAGCATTGGCAGAGATTGAAAAGAAATCTAAAGTCTTGCAAGATGTTGTAAGTTGACTACATGATATTGTTTCaattatataaacatgttttaaatcCTGTTTCTAAATTAGTAAcacatttttaacatttatggGATTTGTTTGGGAGAAGATGCACTACGATTTTAAAATCATCCACAATTTAGAAGTTagaaatttctataaatttttagaatatcaAAGTGGCCTTGTAaacctattttatttattgtattggACAATTCTTTGGGTTTATCATTTTATAATCACATGTGACAAGTAGTGTATGAAATTGCAGatattttgtctaattttttttagatatggctaaattctaaataaagaagctgttaaacttttaatatattttggttaatttacaaaaaatgattgTCTAGTATTAATGTGTTGTAATAGTGTTAACGTGTACAATTCCACaaaagttaaggaaatatattgaatttaccatttctgaatttaaaaaaatcagtaataAGACAtgatcaattttaatttcaagtAAAAATATCTATACACATGTGGAAGTCTGATCACTAATTTTTATATGCTCTATGCCAATGAATTATACTTAAAGGTtgaaatatcttatattttaGAGTCCTGGTCAGATTGAGAAAGACATTGATGAGATGATGAAAGAAGATACAGGCTATGATGCTGATATGTCAACTATGACAATGTATGTCACACcaagagagagaaaacaaaaggTAAATAATTAAGATTGAGTAAGTTTATGTCAATTTTGACATGGAATGTCACATAAAGAGGAAAGTAACAAATGTTCtcaaggaaaggaacatgttatTCAAACTGACATTTTGCAACCagagaaaagtaaaataaattatgtgaaataaagagagaaagtaatgataaaacaatatttaacagaacacaaacatACAAAATCAGCTGAATAAATATTAGTGCGTTTGATAAAATTCCACCcgattttttaaaactaaatggataAAAATTATCCATAAATGAATATAACCAGATGCGTTATAACTTTCAGACACTGCATAAAAAGAATGCCACTTTTAATCCATCAGTCTGCTTCTGAAGAAGGCCCCATTAAATCATACCTGGTTATGCTATGTATGATCACCAGGTGCTATTAACCACGTCCAAAAATGACATACTTTGGAGAAAGTGTTCACATTCAGATCATGACAAAATCCAAGAAATAAGTTTATTTGCTTTAGTTTACATACTGAAATTAATACAATTTAAACATGAATCACATGACATGTTGTATTGTAGGGTGCTGCTAAGAAGGCTAGACAGTCATTGGCAAACAAATGGTCAGCGTCTGACATGAACTTCTCAGAGTCTATGATCATGTCTCCAGAAACACCAGTGAGTATTGTTccatataaaaattattttacagttTTGACTTGgtttaaaatgtgtattttatACAATAATATAATAGGTTTTAAGGTAAGTTGGTATGCAAATAACTTCATTTAGTATCAATCAGAAGCTGTGAATTtcttaaaatcattttgttatattttattatcaACAAGATAGAACAAGttctgaaattcaaattaaaatgaCCTTAGTCCTGGACTTATTGTACAAAATAATTTCTGATTGATAAGGGAAATTGATGTCATGCTTGTTTGGAATTTTtctaatttctgttttttttcatttatagagTAAATCTTTACTTGGTGATACCAGCATTTTATTCTCGCCTCCGTCCATTATCAAGGACACCTTAGCAGAAGAAGTCATGGATGATGTGTTCAATCAGCAAAAAGATGATGAGAAGAAGGAAGTAAAGGTAGGAAGACTTCATTGTACTAAACAACTGTGCTAAATTCTACAAAGATTCTTAGTATGTGATACCAATAAAGATTAGGGTATGAATCCCTAAGCggatccaggggttggaaccccccccccccctttttttttggcaaatcaatgcatttgaatggggacataaagtTGGAGTACTTAAATTTTTGCATACCACAAACCTTGGATACCTTATGCAAACACATCCTTTTATATGAAACATATCTGAAATATAATTTGGTGAAGAGATGGATTTAGGAAGAGACTTACATTATGCAATAAGATAAGGTCACATATTTTTATACCCTGCCTACATAAGTACAGTGCATTGTTTTCAAGTCTGCATCTGTCTGTCCTGTATCTGATTTAAGTTTTGGTTATAGGCAGATTACCATgtaatcaacttgaaacctatTACATATGTTAGTTAAGTTAACAGCTTTATGATGGCATATTCTAGATGAAAAGAAAATGTTGTCTTTAGATAACCAATGATTTTGTTTGACAGTTCAGGTGTACTCttacatttttaaccggatttttgtgacaaaaatgtcggttattgatttggggatgctcggcgggcggccgggcggccgggcggtcgggcggtcgggcggtcgggcgggcggcaatcaaatgttgtccgtgcattaactcatgaaccgttcggccaaagcttttaaaattttaatatgttgttaatgacaactaaatgaaggtcaagttcaataatggcgattttgacttttaccgttcaggagttatggttcttgaaagattgaaaaatggagttttcagtcgtgtccgtgcatttacgcatgaactgttctaccaaagcttcccaaattttaatatgttgttactgatgacaaaatggaggtcaagttaaataatgacgattttgacttttaccgttcaggagttatggttcttgaaagattgaaaaatggtgtttccagtcgtgtccgtgcattttatcatgaaccattcaaccaaagcttttgaaatttttatatgttgttactgatgacaaaatagaggtcaagttcaataatgacgattttgacttttaccgttcaggcgttatggttcttgaaagattgtaaaatggtgtttccattcacgttgttgcatttactcatgaaccattcaatctaagatttcaaattttaatatgttgatactgatgacaaaatggaggccaaatttgatattgacgattttcactttcaccattcatcagtaatggttcttgtgatattgccaggacacaaataaatattaataaatccggtttgctgtcgttgtgacagcctcttgtaccACTATTATTTATGAAAGTAATTATGAATCACATATTTTATCTTTACCATTGCAGAGGTTTAAGTCTAGTAAAAGAATAACATTCCAGGAAAATGAAGTAAAAGACATTAAACAAGTTGCAAAGGTATGTTCAAAATGACTTGCCAGGTAAAGTAAATGTTTACTGATTTGTCATGCAGGTAATTGTAAGAttgttatagatataagaagatgtgtcacgagtgccaatgagacaactctccaaccaagtcacaatttgtaaaagtaaaccattaaaggttaaagtacggtcttcaacactgagcctgGACTAACACGGATCAGCAAactataaatggccccaaaaatgactagtgtaaaaccattcaaacgggaaaaccaacaggaAACAAACACTTTGACTAATGAACCGCACCAATAAAAACCAATAAACATACAAAAATTGTTTTACTGTAGGcaacaaaatcaaattataaactgtaaaaaatagAATGCTCCACTTCAGTGTAATGGCTATCAGTAAACTTTAAGAATTGATTAAAACTGATAATATAACTAGAATTTCATGAACTTTTTTTCAGCTTAATGCTGCCTATGAACGTATTGCTTGCGGTAAAACAGAAGACCAGTTGTTAATGACAGAGCTGGCAAGACAAATATTTAAATCCATAAAACGACCTGCAAATAGACGGACTTCATGATAACATGTGTTCAATGTTAGACTTCTGTGAAGTTTGTGAAATCTCCTTATGTGTTCATATCAATGACAACAGTGTTTATGTCTTTATTTATTCATGAGACTGATAATAGACAGCTTTAAATGAATTAGATGTTAGGAACTATTGTGAAAAAAAGGAATTCTGGATATTCACCATGTTCactatgtatatataaagtatatgttTACACATAGAATTAGTGCTCAACGACTAATATACCATAGAAAACTTACATGTGTACTAAATCATTAACTGTGAGAATAATTTCAGTTCTATTCTAGAAAACTCCAAATATGTGAATAATGGTCTTCTGTTACATGATATAAACAAACAGACAGCAGAATAAGAATAAGTTCATATTTACAGAATTTGAAATCCTATTCCTACTTTATATGGTATCTTgtattttagaaaaataacattgttcctcttttTATAGCTTGattaattgtgatttttttctaagTCATTTATAGAGTGTTGTGTTGATACAAAGAGTGTACCATTTTGTTAAATGTAGATAGAGACTGGTCTCTAACTAATGAATGGCTTGATTTTATGTAGCGCTaaatgaagatatttttgttaataaatgaaaaaaaatctgtagctGTAAGAGTAAATGCATTGtcatacatgtattaagaatatcagaaaatgtattttttctatagatgaaagtttatattattttatttagttttatagtGTGTAGAATGATGCATGTAAATTAACACACCTTCACTCAGTTCAGAACTAAAATCAATACCCATTTGATTTCACATTTCATTCAATGTGATATCGtaacattctttttatttttgaaaatgaattaacAGTGAAGTAATATCAGATTTCAGGATATTTTATAATACAACATAAACCaagtacaatttaaaaagtataatTAGTACTGCTCTCCAACCCTTGAACACCAATGTTAGATAAGAAGCCTTGTTAATGTTTATATTGTTATAGTAGAGTAGTATAATTAATTTATTACTGCAGTATGTATGCCTGAGAAATGGCAGTCTTCTATTTTTTAAGTATTGTTGGAAACATTTTGCACATTTTCGTTTTAAACCTTGTAATACATTAAACATTGGAAAATGAATGAAAAGAAGAGTAACAGATGCTGGGGTGAatatatcaatgagacaacaacgtAAAATCCTTCTGACATCAAATTATCACTGACAAGTATTGTGAATTAATGTCAGAATGCAATATAGATACTTATTCATAAGCATGTGCATTTCAAGTCTTGGCATGTAGTTAAAATGTCATAATTTTTGTGTTATATATCTCAGCTtagaccaaattttttttttattttcccagTGCCAGGTTTtgaaaaagtcaataatttcttGAAGACAACTTTTTCTTTCTGATTCTGACAC
Coding sequences within:
- the LOC139504666 gene encoding myb protein-like; amino-acid sequence: MMKEDTGYDADMSTMTMYVTPRERKQKGAAKKARQSLANKWSASDMNFSESMIMSPETPSKSLLGDTSILFSPPSIIKDTLAEEVMDDVFNQQKDDEKKEVKRFKSSKRITFQENEVKDIKQVAKLNAAYERIACGKTEDQLLMTELARQIFKSIKRPANRRTS